Below is a genomic region from Muntiacus reevesi chromosome 19, mMunRee1.1, whole genome shotgun sequence.
gatgtcatgatcttagtttttttaatatttagttttaagctggctctttcactctcctccttcaccctcatcaagaggctgtttagtccctcttcgctttctgccattagagtaggatcatctgcatgtctaaggttgttgatgtttttcctgcctattttgattccagcctgtaacttgtccagcctggcatttctcctgatgtgctcagcgtataggttaaacagggtgacagcagacagctctgTCATACTCTTTTCTCCATCTTTAACCAATCAGttattccatacagggttctaactgttgctccttgacctgcatacaggtttctcgggagacagataagatggtctggtattcctgtcacTCTTAAGAGCTTTTCACAGTCTgtcatgatccacatagtcaaaggctttagcagtcGATAAAACAGATAGATGTTTTTcagaaattcccttgctttttctataatccagtgaatgttggcaatttgatctctagttccttttccttttctaaacccaggttggacatctggaagttcttgattcatgtaatGCTGAAACCTAGcatggaaaattttaagcatgacctttcTAGCatggagatgagtgcaatcgtccGATGGCTAGCACGTTCTTTGGttctacccttcttgggaattggggtgaAGATTGGCCTTTTTcagtgctgggtcttccagatttgctaacATAATGAGTGtaaaaccttgatggcatcatcctttagggatttgaataattctgctgaaatttcatcacatctactagctttattaacagcagtgcttcttaaggcccacttgactttgcactccagaatgtcAAGAGATATTTCCTATTAACTCATTAATAAAGATTTAAGATACAgatatagtttatttttctaatttttaaactgttgtttctcttttctagggtaatattaataataaaaacctTAAGCTAGAAACCAGTCTCTCTTTCATTGAAGGTAAAGAAAAAGTAATCATGTAGAATTCTTTACATCCTGACCTAAGGACGGACAGCCTTTCCATTCTTACCCTGGAGTCCTGTATTAGTCTGCTAGGGCTGCAATAACAAATAGTAGACTGGGTTGGCTTTAACAGTAGATCTGCAAATCTCCTTGTTTTGCTAATGGTCACCTTTTtcttgtgtcctcacatgatCTTTTTCTCTAAACACACGTGTTCTGGGTATCTCTCAGcatgtccaatttttttcttcctgtaagcACATCAGTCACATTAAATTAGGGTTGACCCTAACACCCTTATTTGAACTTGATCACCTCTTTAAGATTCTGTCTCTAGTACGTCACATTCTAAGTCATATTCAACATGAATTTTGCAGGGATGATTCAGCTGATAACAAGGCCTTTCAAAATCTCACCATGTTCATTTGTAATATCAATGCCATGTgcgcgtgtgctaagtcacttcagttgtgtctggctctgcaatgctatggactgcagcctgccaggctcctctgtccatagcattctccaggcaagaatactggagtgggttgccatttcctcctccaggggatcttcctgacccggggatcaaacccacatttcttatgtggCATTGTGCATTGGCTTgcaggttctttatcatgagtaccacctgggaagccgtatTAACTGCTTAAAATGGtttgaaatctagaaaaaatttCAGTGTTGATGCAAAAGCTAAGCCCTCGAAGTTCATGCAATTAATTACAAAGCTACACTTTGCAAATAGTCTGTAGCCAAACATTTCTAATCATTGGCTCTCGCACCCTAATTCTCCAGACATGTGCCCTCCAATATGGCAGCCACATATGGCTAGTGAACACTTGGAATGACTGGTCCAAATTGAGATGTCAGTCTAAATTACTGAATTTCAAAGCGTTATTAAGGGAAAAACAAGTCAACTAAGTAATTTTTGTATTGATTACATGTGCAAATATTTTGGATATGTAGATTATTAAtttaatgtttcttattttttataattatggttactaaaaaagtttaaaattacattgtggctagaattatattttattggtAAGGGTTTAACCAAATGCAGGTGTGTATCATCTGAATTAGGACTTGCTTTGAGTCTTAGACTTCCAATTTATAATTCATCAAAAATCCCTTCTCTTTTCGCATCCCCACTAATTTACCCAGGGACAGAATTCTAGCACTTTATTCAGTCCTTAACACATATTTCAAACCTAAGAGACACTTGCCATTTGTTGGGAAGACAATCTGTAATGCTAACTTAACAAATTCAACTGAAATGTATTTAATCAAAATTCCAAGTGATGAGTAATCCTATTGCCTTTCATCTTTCCCGAGAGAAAAAAAGTAGTTGACAAATATACTCTCATTTCTTACTTACTAGTAGAACTAAAAAGTCTTATGTTCTAATTTCACCAAAACACTAGAACCGAGATTATCAGggtttctaaaaattttaaagtgattattttaTGTACATACAGCTGCCAGATCCTATGGTGGAATatgtgttttggtttgtttttaaaatgatgatgagTTGAGAGGAAAAACTATAGATAGTATTTGAAGATCAAGAATTTATCACTTTTTCAGGAACATAAAATATGGTTAACATTCACACTTGTTAGaagtatttattttccatttttaaaatagcattgttGGGTGTAATTTAAAGGAGTGCTAGAACTTGAACCCCCAATAGGGACTGGCACATTTACAGactgaatgcattttaaaattcctatttGCTATACCTTGGTTTAAGCACTTTCATATAGCTGGAAAGTGAACAGGGGGGGAAAAATGCTCAATTTGTACAGTGAATGATTAGAGGAAAGATAAAAGCTAATAGCCCTGTTACTTAaccaattttttaattttcaaagctaATTGGGCTATGTTAAACTACATGCCCCTCCCAGCTGGATCTACCTGatatatagaaaagcaaaaaggaacccTTCCTCCAAATCCTTAACCTTAATTGcaaattttattgtttatattcaTATAAGGGGAAATGTAAATAGTTTCTCAACTACATTAAGTTCTATCATTTTTTGACTTGTGAGCATTGTAACTCACTTTCAATGgatataattttatatcctaaGTATGATGTCAAGCATACCTTCTAAATTCCTTAAACTGAATAAGTTATACTTACCATCAACACTTAAGATGTAAAATTTTTCTCTAAAACTTGCATTTTATAGTTAAGTCTGTAAAAAATCCTATTTTAGCAAGCTTGATTATATCAActgttaaaactttattttacaaGCAATAGGAATTGGgtcaaataattattataatcCAGAGGAATTATTTTATAACCATAGCAAATGCCATTATACACACTGCCAATACAGATTTAATAGACAATACTGAACTGTACaagagttatttatttttccttaatctCAAAGCTATTTTAGTAATACAAAAAGCCATATTAACATTTCTCCATTAGAAAACAATGTGATGTACAAAACTTTGGATGAAAAGATATATGTCAAATTTCACTTAATCATTTGGTGGAAAATCCACCACTCCATCGATACCACCCAAAGTGTTTTAGGCAATGATTAAAATCAAAGTAAGCATCTTAATAAACTccagatgttaaaaaaaacagACCTAGCAATATAGTTGGCTACATATTTTTGACTACTCagggttactttttaaaatccattttttttctgagtCCTACTACATACCAAGTGCTGTACTTGTCCAAGTAGGTGTTTGAGGAAAAGTTGGTAAGGTAGAAGACCCCATAAAGCAGTCCTTTGGTTACCATATttgacttttaacttttaaacatcCTCCAAGATCAAGGAACCCCAACTAAAAGTACACACTCTTCCAAGTGTTATTTGATTTTATTAGTGGGGAGGGTGTTGGTAAAGAGGTCATGAACTATTATTTATAATCCATTATTCCAATTAAAAGCGCATATCAGAAactaatttgttatttttctaatgaGTTTAAGATTTGGCATTCAGTTATTACCAACGTGGTTCATCCTACAAGGCACACTGCTCAAAAACAGCAAAGCAGGTATGCATAAATGCTTTTCTTTGCATTTAGTGAAGTAATATTTGATACCCatatttatcttaaaattcaGTTGTTTAAGGTCCAGTGAAGAAAATAAATCCAGTTATGGGGTGGTAAAGAGCAAAGAAGGTTAACTAGTAAATTATTACTATACAAAGAAATTTTATTCTCTATCTTTTCCTTTGAATAACAAGATACTAACAcactattttcattaaaaaaaaaaaaaaaaagcttgcaaCTATTGAACTGAGGCAAGTACAAAGGCCCATAAACCAACAGTATCGTCCATTCATCACCATTACTTCTTTACATTAAGCTTGTTCTCCTAAAGTATAATGCATACTCTAAGCTATAACTTGGAAATTAGCCAAGCACTAAGCAATTACAATGGCAGGTAATACACCAtcagtttttaaaacactttcagTCACTTTTCATGACCCACCTCCAGTTTGAATTGAATATATTCTCAGTATAAATTTGTTTTGGGATCTGCATGacaaaaaaaatgtagttttatgACATTTTCACATAAGACATTTAAAGAGTCTTCAGTTCATACcacttttgttttaaatgattCATCCTGACATGCTATATATAACTacaataaaaataacttcaatttttaaagaaaactaaatgcAGATAAATGTTAACAGATTTGAAATGGAATGTTGTAAGATATTCCTGTACAGAATCTGAtactaataattataaatttccGAGTTTGAAAAACTTCAGATTAAAAACCACAAGAAAATTTACTCTTgatggcatgcaagatctttttcaaaatgaaaccAGGACCTCAAAGTCTCAGTATTTTATCAGAACATAAAGAAACACAACAAATTTGTACattttattcacatttatttttcgcTTTTAGTGTGCTCACAGAAAATTAGAACACCTTAAGCAGGAGTTTAATAGCAATTTTTGTAAGCAAAGTTACATTCCATCTCTAAGTCAAATTGGTCAAAGCTTCTCCAGTATTTACAAAACATGATAGACAAGATGCTACACAAAACCATTGCATCTGAAGATTTTTTCCTTATTCTCAAAGACGACTGGAAAAGAAAGCATTGTCTGCTGTAATCAAAAACATACCACAGTATAAACAGTAACCATTCCACTTATCACAGCTTGGTTgagtttaaaatttgtgtttaaaaGGTCCAAGATGACTGCAGTTTTACAAAAATGGGCAGGGTGGAAAGTTGCAAACTTCATGTGCTTCTGGATATCAAGATTTGTTTTTATACAATAGTCACAGTTAAAAACACCCTGCTGGTAATACATAATTACACTTTATTAAGGTCATAAACCAGCAATAAACAATAAAGCCTATACAACTTGTAGTTCTACTTAATCACTGACTGGTACAGCTAACATGAGATAAGTGAAAAGTTCCTATGGTTTAAATGAACTCCTAAGactatgatctttttaaaaatctgggtatcggtgtttttttttttctttccttcttagtcAAGACTTGTAGTGTTGTAAACCTGCCTCACAAAATACATCgtaataacttttcttaaaaaaaaaaaaaaagactaagccTTTACACTATCATTTCTAGTGGTGCATTATCTTGGCAATGCTATGCACCACTTAAATTTCTCCATGGTGGACCCTATCACTTCATCTGATATCCCTTTTTGACCCACCCATCTCCTTCATATATGGGCATGTCCATAGATTGACAAAGAAAGTTTACAATTTTGAATAAAGATGCAAAGTATGCAAAAAACATTAATActgatgcaaaaaataaaaataaaagagaaacaaggCAGAGGAAGGTATTTAAGCTCTCCTCGACCTGTTGGAATGGTGGTAACAGAATGATCTGAGATGGGATCTGTGGGGAGtgggttaaaaacaaaatttgttgtttaaaaaaaagtaaaataaaaaaagacatcttTAAAATCAATCCCTGGTTGTAGACAAGTTCTCCAAAACCAGTACCTGGCACCACTCCAACAAACAAACCGGGGGAGAAAAGTTCTTCGATTATCTCAAAAAATCTTGCCCTTTTACTCGGCTGCCTCCGCTGGGGGCGCTTCTGGACTGCACTCGGGCTGGGCCTCCTGTGAGGGGGCTGCGCAGGCTGACGACGCCGGGGCGGCCGCCGCCTCCTCCGCGGGGGCCGCCTCCTGCTCTGGGGGCGCGCCGGGCGCGGCGGCCGAGGGCGCCTCGCAGCCGGCCGCGCTGGCCCCGGcctctcctgccttctcctcGGCCTTGCTGGGCTCCTCGACGGCCTTCGCCTCCTCGCTGGCGGGCGGCTTCTCGGGCGCGACGGCAGCCTCCTCGGGCTTGGCCTCCTGCGGgtcgccccccgccgccccctcctCGCCCGCGGCAGCCTCCTCGCCCGGCGCCGCTGCCGGCTCCCCGGGGGCCGCACCCGCCTCGCCGGCGGCCGCAGCGGCGCCCCCAGAGGCCTCGTCCTTGCCGCCTTCGGCGGAGGCGCCGGCGGCCGCTTCGGCCTCACcgccctctcctgcctccttcttGTTCTTCTTGAAGGAGAAGCCGCTCAGCTTGAAAGACTTCTTGAAGGAAAAgcgcttctttttttttttcgggGTCTCGTTGCTGGGCGAGGGCGTGGCCCCGTCCTCAGCCTTCGGCGAAGACGTCGAGGAGGCGGCAGAGGCGGCCTCCCCCTCGGCGGCCGTGGGTGAGCCGGGCTCGGCGGCCTCGCCCTCCACGGGGGCCTCCTTCTCCGCGGGGCTGGCCCCGGCGTCGGGGGCAGCGGCGGCCGGCTCATCCTTCTCGGCCGCGGCGGGCGACGCCGCCCCGCTCCCGGCGGCCGCGGGCTCCTCCTTGTCGGCAGCCGGGGCGCTGCCGTTGGCCTGCAGCTCCTCCTTGGCGCCGGGCTCGGCGGCCGCGGGAGAAGCGTCGCCGTTTACCTTCACGTGGCCATTTTCCTGCGGGGCAGAGAAAGCGGGAGGTCACTGAGGGGGCCCGAGTCTGTCATCCCCGCCCCCACTTCTGGACCGGGAGGGTCCACCGTCCCTCCGGGCCCCTCAGGTTTTGCGGATCCTCTCCCTTATGGGGAGGCGGGGTTGGATGCCCAGACGAGAGTTCCTCGAAGACCTGAGGGCAGTGGTGTTTGGGGTCCCTAAAGGCACTGCAGGGGCCTCGACCACGCAACAAATTCCGAGGCCTTAAGAGCGCCGAGTCTGAACGTGGAAAGCAAAGGGTAACCCATTCCAACCTTCGCCTCACGGGCTTTAGGATAAGAGTCATGTAATAAATGATACACCAAACGCCCGTTGGAAGGAGACAGAACCAGAGCCAGTGATCTGTGCCTAGGTTACACGTCCCCCTTTCTCCCTAAACTCTAAAGGCCTCTTGAAAACACCAAGAACTCCCGAGGGGATTCCAGCGTTCCAGCCCGAAGCGCCTGGACTGCGCGCGCAAAGG
It encodes:
- the MARCKS gene encoding myristoylated alanine-rich C-kinase substrate, which produces MGAQFSKTAAKGEATTERPGEAAVASSPSKANGQENGHVKVNGDASPAAAEPGAKEELQANGSAPAADKEEPAAAGSGAASPAAAEKDEPAAAAPDAGASPAEKEAPVEGEAAEPGSPTAAEGEAASAASSTSSPKAEDGATPSPSNETPKKKKKRFSFKKSFKLSGFSFKKNKKEAGEGGEAEAAAGASAEGGKDEASGGAAAAAGEAGAAPGEPAAAPGEEAAAGEEGAAGGDPQEAKPEEAAVAPEKPPASEEAKAVEEPSKAEEKAGEAGASAAGCEAPSAAAPGAPPEQEAAPAEEAAAAPASSACAAPSQEAQPECSPEAPPAEAAE